In Myxococcales bacterium, one genomic interval encodes:
- a CDS encoding DHH family phosphoesterase has product MRRRIIVCDGADNARLWTRIGKLDHEELTWVPREEESNLRPPGFRALSGGLSVDAISKLNPQPGEGFALVCDDGPWVRTAIPMIAKAAPESPILLLTDMLSVEDLPDHPCLRLAGLKTLIRDDISMEFDHLDNLQRVARLRELLGPREKVAVLLQPDPDPDGIACGYALRVILGRNKTTAPLVSFGEVQRPENRALVRALGIDIQTISPEELDEFDGLMLVDVQPNVFGDEPPPRLRSVDVVIDHHPERTGYDSVIKDIRPSYGATATILTEYLRASGIEIGPRLATALLYGIKSDTQLLGRETSPHDMLSFAYLHASHSPALLRRIERPALPLDGLRALGRALSHAEVRDGIHILVLGRVREDVIPQVADMGLQAEGAEWAIAAGIVGSNLVFSVRNVGYVRAAGDVVRAVVEDLGVGGGHRSMAKGIIPLKAFRKVYKKADRATIGRALHDAFIAAIHGENA; this is encoded by the coding sequence GTGCGACGCCGCATCATCGTCTGTGACGGAGCTGACAATGCGCGCCTGTGGACGCGCATTGGCAAACTCGATCACGAAGAGCTCACCTGGGTTCCGCGCGAGGAAGAGTCGAACCTGCGTCCGCCCGGGTTCCGTGCGCTATCGGGCGGGTTGAGCGTCGACGCCATCAGCAAACTCAACCCGCAGCCCGGCGAGGGGTTCGCACTCGTATGTGACGATGGTCCCTGGGTTCGCACGGCAATTCCGATGATCGCCAAGGCAGCGCCCGAATCCCCGATCCTGCTCTTGACCGATATGCTCAGCGTTGAAGATCTTCCCGATCACCCGTGTCTGCGACTGGCCGGGCTCAAGACCCTGATCCGCGACGACATCAGTATGGAGTTCGACCACCTGGACAATCTTCAACGGGTGGCCCGGCTGCGAGAACTTCTCGGACCGCGCGAAAAAGTCGCGGTGTTGTTGCAACCCGATCCCGATCCGGACGGCATCGCGTGCGGCTACGCCCTGCGTGTCATCCTCGGCCGCAACAAGACCACGGCACCGTTGGTGTCGTTCGGGGAAGTCCAACGACCCGAAAATCGCGCCCTGGTTCGGGCACTCGGCATCGACATTCAAACCATCTCGCCCGAAGAACTGGATGAATTCGACGGCCTGATGCTGGTCGACGTTCAACCGAACGTCTTTGGCGATGAGCCGCCTCCCCGGTTGCGTTCGGTGGACGTCGTGATCGATCACCATCCCGAGCGCACTGGATACGACAGCGTCATCAAGGACATCCGTCCCAGCTACGGTGCCACTGCGACCATTCTCACCGAGTATCTGCGGGCATCGGGAATTGAAATTGGACCCCGACTCGCAACCGCCCTGCTCTACGGCATCAAGAGTGACACTCAATTGCTCGGCCGCGAAACCAGCCCGCACGACATGCTGTCCTTCGCCTACCTTCACGCATCCCATAGCCCCGCACTGCTGCGCAGAATCGAACGACCGGCGCTGCCCCTCGACGGGCTTCGCGCCCTGGGACGCGCGCTGAGTCACGCCGAAGTGCGCGATGGGATCCACATCCTCGTGCTCGGTCGCGTTCGAGAAGATGTAATCCCGCAGGTTGCAGACATGGGCCTGCAGGCCGAAGGCGCCGAATGGGCGATCGCCGCTGGCATTGTCGGATCGAATCTCGTCTTCTCAGTGCGCAACGTCGGCTATGTACGCGCCGCGGGCGATGTCGTGCGCGCCGTAGTCGAAGACCTGGGTGTTGGCGGCGGGCATCGTTCGATGGCCAAGGGCATCATTCCGCTAAAGGCCTTCCGCAAGGTCTACAAGAAGGCGGATCGCGCGACGATCGGTCGAGCGCTTCACGATGCATTCATCGCTGCAATTCACGGTGAGAACGCGTAG
- a CDS encoding MaoC family dehydratase — MAIPIVIPDIASLKNYIGKPLGQSDWITVTQEQIQHFAEATGDHQWIHVDVERAKTDSPFGGTIAHGYLTLSLTPTLLPQIVRVENASRTINYGIDKLRLPVPVPAGARVRLSAEIKHVRNVPGGAARVTFAVKIHLENTTRPCCTADAIYVYFP, encoded by the coding sequence ATGGCCATTCCCATCGTCATTCCCGACATCGCCTCCCTCAAGAACTACATCGGCAAGCCGCTGGGCCAGAGCGACTGGATCACTGTGACCCAGGAACAGATCCAACACTTCGCCGAGGCGACTGGCGATCACCAGTGGATCCATGTGGACGTCGAGCGCGCAAAGACAGATTCGCCTTTTGGCGGCACCATCGCCCACGGGTACCTGACGCTCTCCCTGACCCCGACGCTGCTGCCACAAATTGTCCGAGTCGAGAACGCGTCGCGCACCATCAACTACGGCATCGACAAATTGCGTCTGCCGGTTCCGGTTCCCGCGGGCGCGCGAGTGCGTCTTTCCGCCGAGATCAAGCACGTCCGCAATGTCCCGGGTGGTGCGGCGCGGGTCACGTTCGCAGTCAAAATCCATCTCGAAAACACGACCAGGCCCTGCTGCACCGCCGACGCGATCTACGTCTACTTTCCGTAG
- a CDS encoding NAD+ synthase, protein MKIALAQVNPTVGDLVGNRRLVEEAADKARRAGADLVVLPEMVLTGYPPMDLLERDGFVRDQLQELENLLPASNGIAIALGAVLRENDGRPSGASDLVNAGVLLENGKQVHIQSKTLLPSYDVFDEKRYFAPSQKREIARVNGTALGIAICEDTWCEQIPYDINPVAEMVRAGASLILNPSASPWHAGKAAERRQMLVDLARNHQVPIVFVNQVGGNDELIFDGGSFVTDASGRISGLLPSFESGLSFVDMEMPGGSISDPVDDVVDDVVDVVDLDNAAQLEAGLVLGIRDYFHKQQLPPGAVIGLSGGIDSAVTAHLAVEALGADRVLGIAMPGPYSSDHSVDDAHALGELLGIEVREVSIATIYEGYRSVFAGLFGEQDDYGLTQQNIQSRIRGAILMAVSNHEGRLVLATGNKSELSVGYCTLYGDTVGGLCVLGDVYKHDVYAIARHANRKQPHIPANTITKPPSAELAADQLDSDDLPDYDILDSLLEQCIEGELGATSVQIPDGCPPEVAEKAIRRLDRNEYKRRQAPLVLRTTAKAFGTGRRMPIVHRYLR, encoded by the coding sequence ATGAAGATCGCATTGGCCCAAGTGAATCCCACCGTCGGCGACCTGGTCGGCAACCGCAGACTCGTCGAGGAAGCGGCCGACAAGGCACGACGTGCGGGCGCAGACCTGGTGGTGTTGCCCGAAATGGTGCTCACCGGATACCCGCCCATGGACCTGCTCGAGCGGGACGGCTTTGTGCGGGATCAACTGCAGGAGCTCGAGAACCTGTTGCCGGCCTCGAACGGGATCGCGATCGCCCTCGGTGCGGTGCTGCGAGAGAACGACGGGCGACCATCCGGCGCAAGCGACCTGGTCAACGCGGGCGTTCTGCTCGAGAACGGCAAGCAGGTCCACATCCAATCCAAGACACTGCTGCCGAGTTACGACGTGTTCGACGAAAAACGCTACTTCGCCCCGTCGCAAAAACGCGAGATCGCTCGGGTCAATGGGACCGCCCTGGGAATTGCGATCTGCGAGGATACCTGGTGCGAACAAATCCCCTACGACATCAATCCCGTCGCAGAGATGGTCAGGGCGGGCGCTTCACTGATCCTCAATCCATCGGCTTCACCCTGGCATGCGGGCAAAGCGGCAGAGCGACGGCAGATGCTGGTCGACCTCGCCAGGAATCACCAGGTCCCCATCGTGTTCGTCAACCAGGTCGGGGGCAACGATGAACTGATCTTCGACGGCGGATCCTTTGTAACCGATGCGAGCGGACGCATCTCGGGCCTGTTGCCGAGCTTTGAGTCGGGCCTTTCCTTTGTCGATATGGAAATGCCCGGCGGTTCGATCAGCGATCCGGTCGACGACGTTGTTGATGACGTAGTAGACGTGGTCGATCTCGACAACGCCGCCCAACTCGAAGCCGGGTTGGTGCTCGGGATCCGCGACTACTTCCACAAACAACAGCTGCCCCCCGGCGCCGTTATCGGACTTTCGGGCGGGATCGACTCCGCCGTCACCGCCCATCTCGCAGTAGAGGCGTTGGGAGCCGATCGAGTGCTTGGGATCGCGATGCCGGGCCCCTACTCGTCAGACCACAGCGTCGATGATGCCCACGCGCTCGGAGAGTTGCTCGGGATCGAAGTGCGCGAGGTGTCGATCGCGACGATCTACGAAGGCTACAGAAGCGTGTTCGCGGGACTCTTCGGCGAACAGGACGACTACGGACTCACCCAGCAGAACATCCAGTCGCGGATTCGCGGGGCCATCTTGATGGCGGTGTCCAATCACGAAGGACGCCTGGTTCTCGCCACTGGAAACAAGAGCGAGCTTTCCGTCGGCTACTGCACTCTCTACGGTGATACGGTCGGGGGATTGTGCGTGCTCGGAGACGTATACAAACACGACGTCTACGCGATCGCGCGCCACGCAAACCGCAAGCAACCGCACATCCCCGCAAACACCATCACCAAACCACCCTCTGCCGAACTCGCCGCAGACCAACTGGACAGCGACGACCTGCCCGATTACGACATCCTCGATTCACTACTCGAACAGTGCATCGAAGGAGAACTGGGAGCGACAAGTGTTCAGATACCCGATGGATGTCCACCGGAAGTCGCTGAGAAAGCAATAAGAAGACTGGATCGCAATGAATACAAACGCAGGCAGGCGCCGCTCGTGCTTCGCACTACAGCGAAGGCTTTCGGTACAGGGCGCCGCATGCCGATTGTTCATCGATATTTGCGGTGA
- a CDS encoding alcohol dehydrogenase catalytic domain-containing protein — protein sequence MRALYFDGEQARVVERPDPVLAGRVGVRVSLAGVCATDLEITRGYMDYRGILGHEFVGCVEEGPTEWIGSRVVGEINIACGTCASCRQNLGRHCPNRSVIGILGADGAFAERIAMPIGNLHRVPDSVPDEAAVFTEPLAAAFEILEQVKLRPEHRVLVFGDGRLGLLISQVMQTTGASVTTIGKHPEKLALMEARGIATCLLADWDASSELGDIVVEATGSSAGFARAIAATRPRGTMVLKSTVAHPEAIDLSPLVINEIQVVGSRCGPFAPALAALEDGSVEVEAMIAERYGLEQAEDALAKAGEGGVLKVLIDCGG from the coding sequence ATGCGAGCACTGTATTTTGACGGCGAGCAAGCGCGGGTGGTCGAGCGGCCCGATCCAGTTCTCGCGGGACGCGTCGGCGTTCGAGTCAGTCTCGCCGGCGTCTGCGCCACCGATCTTGAAATCACTCGCGGATACATGGACTACCGCGGAATTTTGGGTCACGAATTCGTGGGGTGCGTGGAAGAAGGCCCCACCGAATGGATCGGATCTCGGGTGGTCGGAGAGATCAACATCGCGTGCGGCACCTGCGCGAGTTGTCGCCAGAACCTTGGGCGCCACTGCCCCAACCGAAGCGTGATCGGCATTCTGGGTGCAGACGGCGCCTTCGCTGAGCGCATCGCCATGCCGATTGGCAATCTACACCGAGTTCCAGACTCGGTACCCGACGAAGCCGCAGTCTTCACCGAACCGCTCGCGGCAGCATTCGAAATCCTCGAACAAGTCAAGCTTCGACCCGAGCACCGAGTATTGGTCTTCGGCGACGGCCGCCTGGGCCTGCTCATCAGTCAGGTCATGCAGACGACCGGAGCCTCGGTCACGACGATCGGAAAACATCCCGAGAAACTCGCACTGATGGAAGCTCGAGGCATCGCAACGTGTCTACTCGCAGATTGGGACGCAAGTTCCGAGCTGGGCGACATCGTGGTAGAAGCCACGGGCAGTTCGGCGGGCTTCGCCCGGGCAATCGCCGCGACTCGGCCACGCGGTACCATGGTGCTCAAGAGCACGGTTGCACACCCCGAAGCAATCGACCTCTCTCCGCTGGTCATCAACGAAATCCAGGTAGTGGGCTCGCGCTGCGGACCCTTCGCCCCGGCGCTTGCGGCGTTGGAGGATGGAAGTGTGGAGGTGGAAGCGATGATTGCGGAGCGTTACGGGCTGGAGCAGGCGGAGGATGCTTTGGCGAAGGCAGGGGAAGGCGGGGTGTTGAAGGTATTGATTGATTGCGGGGGATAG
- a CDS encoding transposase, whose translation MAVIKQLELADYVLQERMTSGHGGPRKGAGAKRVGRGQEPHRQRVGFHKLTPAHVTLRVVKGLSNLRQRSLVMEVRKTFAQGCERGDFRLVEYSIQHNHLHMIVEAESQDALSRGMKSIAARFALAVNRVFKRTGKVIAGRYHVQLLTSPQQVRNALRYVLLNIRKHFKQRNGHAPQVKIDEASSGSQFDGWRASSKSLRVKASTQEEDIGVAKAASWLLSKGWRRRGLINLSAIPG comes from the coding sequence ATGGCAGTAATCAAGCAGCTCGAACTCGCTGACTATGTCTTGCAGGAGAGAATGACCTCTGGGCATGGCGGCCCGCGCAAAGGGGCTGGGGCCAAGCGAGTTGGGCGGGGCCAGGAACCTCATCGACAGCGAGTTGGATTTCATAAACTTACTCCGGCCCATGTGACGTTGCGTGTTGTGAAGGGGCTCTCGAACCTTCGGCAACGATCACTCGTAATGGAAGTGCGCAAGACCTTCGCCCAGGGGTGTGAGCGCGGCGACTTTCGGTTGGTTGAGTATTCCATCCAGCACAATCATCTTCACATGATCGTTGAGGCGGAGTCTCAGGATGCCCTCTCTCGGGGCATGAAGTCGATTGCGGCTCGTTTTGCACTGGCTGTGAATCGTGTCTTCAAGCGCACAGGTAAGGTGATTGCAGGGCGTTATCACGTTCAGCTTCTCACTTCGCCCCAGCAGGTGCGCAACGCGCTTCGCTACGTACTTCTCAATATTAGAAAGCACTTCAAACAGCGGAACGGTCATGCGCCGCAGGTGAAGATCGACGAAGCCTCTTCGGGCAGCCAGTTCGACGGCTGGCGCGCAAGCTCAAAGAGCTTGCGAGTGAAGGCATCCACCCAGGAAGAAGATATAGGAGTCGCCAAGGCAGCAAGCTGGCTCCTCAGCAAAGGCTGGCGCAGACGAGGCCTAATCAACCTCTCCGCAATACCTGGCTGA
- a CDS encoding metallophosphoesterase: protein MQKIFIGDVQGCGDELEELLTRASQTYGAEFELWCVGDLLNRGPKNLLALRSVRELVLAGRGFYVLGNHEINLLRVWLGLRDLAPRDTFAQVLEDDPHEGWIDWICSQRVAICGELEGSSYAMVHASVHPDWSLEELEAKAQRVEARLSSKDKSELRALLNVDEPTSDASLAEDRDTLGRLTRCRSVDLANEWMSAVPEAPSRAWHAAWSERGHDYGVVYGHWAVQGLHVAAGLRGLDTGCVHHQRGRDGYLTAWLPKVFASNDDGSVQSDQFKVPDVRFWRIPARRRYYQ from the coding sequence GTGCAGAAGATATTCATTGGCGACGTCCAGGGCTGTGGGGATGAACTCGAAGAGTTGCTCACCCGGGCGAGCCAAACCTACGGCGCGGAATTCGAACTCTGGTGCGTCGGAGATCTGCTCAATCGGGGCCCCAAAAATCTGCTGGCACTGCGGAGTGTGCGGGAACTCGTCCTGGCGGGGCGGGGCTTCTACGTGTTGGGCAACCACGAAATCAACCTGCTTCGAGTTTGGCTCGGCCTGCGAGACCTGGCTCCCCGGGACACCTTCGCGCAGGTTTTGGAGGACGACCCGCACGAGGGTTGGATCGATTGGATCTGCTCTCAGCGCGTCGCCATCTGTGGCGAATTAGAGGGGTCGAGCTACGCCATGGTGCACGCTTCTGTGCATCCCGACTGGTCACTCGAGGAACTCGAAGCGAAAGCGCAGCGCGTAGAGGCGCGTCTTTCGTCCAAAGACAAGTCCGAGTTGCGCGCGCTCTTGAATGTAGATGAGCCGACGTCCGACGCGAGCCTCGCAGAAGATCGCGACACCCTGGGACGACTGACCCGGTGTCGCAGCGTGGACCTGGCCAACGAATGGATGAGTGCCGTACCCGAAGCCCCTTCGCGGGCCTGGCATGCAGCCTGGTCCGAGCGGGGGCACGACTACGGTGTTGTGTACGGACACTGGGCGGTGCAGGGACTACATGTCGCCGCAGGTCTGCGCGGCCTGGACACGGGCTGTGTGCACCATCAACGGGGCCGCGATGGGTATCTGACCGCGTGGCTGCCCAAAGTATTCGCTTCGAACGACGACGGGTCGGTCCAATCCGATCAATTCAAGGTGCCCGATGTTCGGTTTTGGCGAATCCCGGCGCGCCGTCGGTATTACCAGTAA
- a CDS encoding EAL domain-containing protein, with translation MLGPLDSDRTPRILVVDDDATFLLMTNKTMKASGFLVYTCKTGEEALEIFSEVQPDIVLLDVRLPGIDGIEVCRELRKVADEMMLPILLVTGGVEKDAVARGYAAGATDFIAKPVNWVHFAHRADHLVRTSRGLSELRFNRASLATVQRIAKLGSFTYDPETTETRWSEELCSILDLDVGAGNSETDLFTDMIHPEDKERVVTVSQEALDAGKSFTVDHRLILPNGQVRHVRYCGELLDDGIGRSLVTCIVQDNTHHTRALDQIRYLANFDGLTGLTNRRQFNARLVDTLKHAKLSKNLVAVLILDVDRFKVINDTLGHTAGDRILQVVADRVNNQVRASDCVGRTLSPGPSAEVARVGGDEFTLFLPRIAHPTDAGRVAKRILEAIPEPIEVDGQHLTLTASIGISVYPLDGQDSESLLRQAGRAMTFIKSQGGNNFQYYTESLNQTSLRRLVLESKLREAVDHGSLHLVYQPKCDLRSGEVVGMEALLRWHEPNLGLIPPDEFIPLAEEIGCISKIGQWVLHEATRQNKAWQDRGLKPIPVAVNVSSRQFSDTNLLEVVKDILQETQLDPRFLELEITESAMLEDEDKTTRALEQIRELGIRISLDDFGTGFSSLSYLRRLPLDTLKIDRSFVMDLPDDPDANGIVEAIIAMAHVLKLLVIAEGVETQEQRDFLRSIECDEMQGYLFSKPVPPDEFTKFLQMEPTR, from the coding sequence ATGCTTGGCCCGCTAGACAGCGATAGAACACCGCGAATCCTCGTCGTAGACGACGACGCCACTTTCTTGCTCATGACAAACAAGACGATGAAGGCTTCGGGTTTCTTGGTCTACACCTGCAAAACTGGCGAGGAAGCGCTCGAAATCTTCAGCGAAGTGCAACCTGACATCGTACTGCTCGACGTGCGTCTTCCGGGCATCGACGGCATCGAGGTTTGCAGAGAGCTGCGCAAAGTTGCTGACGAAATGATGCTTCCAATTCTGCTCGTCACCGGTGGCGTCGAGAAGGATGCCGTGGCTCGGGGCTACGCAGCCGGCGCCACCGACTTCATCGCGAAACCCGTGAATTGGGTTCACTTCGCACACCGAGCGGATCACCTGGTGCGCACCAGTCGTGGCTTGAGTGAACTGCGCTTCAACCGCGCGTCTCTGGCGACCGTACAGCGCATCGCGAAGCTTGGCAGCTTCACCTACGACCCGGAGACGACAGAGACGCGTTGGTCCGAGGAGTTGTGCTCGATTCTGGATCTCGACGTAGGTGCAGGAAATTCCGAAACCGATCTCTTCACCGACATGATTCATCCCGAAGATAAAGAACGCGTGGTCACCGTCAGCCAGGAAGCGTTGGACGCCGGCAAGAGCTTCACCGTGGACCACCGGCTGATCTTGCCCAACGGACAGGTGCGGCACGTACGTTACTGCGGCGAACTTCTCGACGATGGAATCGGTCGCAGCCTCGTGACCTGCATCGTTCAAGACAACACCCATCACACAAGGGCGTTGGATCAAATTCGCTATCTCGCCAATTTCGACGGATTGACGGGCCTCACGAACCGAAGACAGTTCAACGCCCGCCTGGTCGACACACTGAAACACGCGAAATTGAGCAAGAATCTCGTCGCCGTCTTGATCCTCGATGTCGATCGTTTCAAGGTCATCAATGACACCCTTGGTCACACCGCGGGCGATCGGATCCTGCAGGTCGTCGCCGATCGGGTCAACAATCAGGTGCGAGCCAGTGATTGCGTCGGGCGCACCCTGTCCCCTGGCCCCAGCGCAGAAGTTGCGCGGGTAGGCGGAGACGAATTTACGCTGTTCCTTCCCAGGATTGCGCATCCCACGGACGCGGGCCGAGTCGCAAAGCGCATCCTGGAGGCGATACCCGAGCCCATCGAAGTCGACGGACAACACTTGACCCTGACGGCCAGCATCGGCATATCGGTATATCCGCTCGACGGCCAGGACTCCGAATCGCTCTTGCGTCAAGCGGGCCGGGCCATGACCTTTATCAAGTCCCAGGGCGGAAACAATTTTCAGTACTACACCGAGTCACTGAATCAGACCTCGCTACGCCGGCTGGTGCTCGAATCCAAACTGCGTGAAGCAGTGGACCATGGAAGCTTGCATCTGGTCTATCAACCGAAGTGCGATCTTCGATCTGGAGAGGTAGTCGGGATGGAGGCGCTGTTGCGCTGGCATGAGCCCAACCTCGGCCTGATTCCCCCCGATGAGTTCATTCCTCTCGCCGAGGAAATCGGCTGCATCTCCAAGATCGGTCAATGGGTTCTGCATGAAGCCACTCGGCAGAACAAGGCATGGCAGGACCGCGGACTGAAGCCGATCCCGGTGGCGGTGAATGTGTCGAGTCGGCAGTTTTCGGACACTAATCTTTTGGAAGTCGTCAAAGATATTCTGCAAGAAACTCAACTCGATCCACGTTTTCTCGAGCTCGAGATCACCGAAAGCGCCATGCTCGAAGACGAAGACAAAACCACCCGTGCGCTCGAACAAATTCGCGAACTCGGCATCCGAATATCGCTCGACGATTTTGGCACCGGCTTCTCGTCGCTGAGTTATCTGAGAAGACTTCCCCTCGACACCCTCAAGATCGATCGCTCGTTCGTGATGGATCTGCCCGACGATCCAGACGCCAACGGAATTGTCGAAGCCATCATCGCCATGGCCCACGTACTCAAGTTGCTCGTCATCGCCGAAGGGGTCGAGACCCAGGAGCAGCGCGATTTTCTGCGCAGCATCGAGTGCGACGAGATGCAGGGCTACCTCTTCAGCAAACCCGTCCCACCGGACGAGTTCACCAAGTTCCTGCAAATGGAACCGACTCGCTGA
- a CDS encoding Smr/MutS family protein, which produces MIDAANADGTRDTEEPPAPGSCDETDLYVVPIEESIDLHHFRPQEILAVVDAYIEAALEAGFREVRLIHGRGKGVQRANIRRFLERDPRVERFGESPADRGGWGATLAWLRNPGDGSGGSSRD; this is translated from the coding sequence ATGATCGACGCAGCGAATGCAGACGGAACACGCGACACGGAGGAGCCCCCGGCCCCCGGAAGCTGCGACGAGACGGATCTCTACGTCGTCCCCATCGAGGAATCGATCGATCTCCACCACTTCAGGCCGCAAGAGATTCTCGCAGTGGTTGACGCCTATATTGAAGCGGCGCTCGAGGCCGGGTTTCGAGAAGTTCGACTCATCCACGGACGCGGCAAGGGAGTGCAGCGTGCGAACATTCGCAGGTTCCTGGAGCGCGACCCCAGGGTCGAGCGGTTTGGCGAGTCCCCGGCCGATCGCGGTGGCTGGGGTGCGACGCTCGCGTGGTTGAGGAATCCTGGCGACGGATCGGGCGGTTCGTCTCGTGACTGA